In Gigantopelta aegis isolate Gae_Host chromosome 6, Gae_host_genome, whole genome shotgun sequence, the following are encoded in one genomic region:
- the LOC121374954 gene encoding elongin-C has translation MTDKDEKGEEEKIYGGCEGPDAMYVKLISSDGHEFIVKRDHALTSGTIKAMLSGPGQFAENETNEINFREIPSHVLQKVCMYFTYKVRYTNSSTEIPEFPIAPEIALELLMAANFLDC, from the exons ATGACGGACAAGGATGAGAAGGGGGAAGAGGAGAAGATCTATGGGGGGTGTGAGGGCCCAGATGCCATGTATGTCAAACTGATTTCATCAGACGGCCACGAGTTTATCGTCAAGCGGGATCACGCCCTCACATCTGGCACGATTAAGGCCATGCTTAGTGGTCCAG GTCAGTTTGCGGAAAATGAGACAAACGAGATTAATTTTAGAGAGATACC ATCTCACGTTCTCCAGAAGGTCTGCATGTATTTCACATACAAAGTCCGCTACACCAACAGCTCGACAGAAATACCGGAATTTCCGATAGCACCAGAAATTGCCCTGGAACTCTTAATGGCTGCCAACTTTTTGGATTGTTAA
- the LOC121374009 gene encoding uncharacterized protein LOC121374009, giving the protein MRWLSRVVLFLVLLSGFVKGRNDEYAGDIYDPLFGFDLLDGDVDERDVSSKWDRRRLRHDRKTIVKDELEQLLDSLYKSEPKELKKGLDVGSNIVNSAGNFMSHDESDRFFPSSQYFEDRSTDDIDALFPSSQYFGDRSLDDRDVLPSSQHIEDRSLDDRDVLPSSQHIEDRSLDDRDVLPSSQYFGDHSLDDRDVLPSSQYFGDHSLDDRDVFPSSEYFEDRSFDDRDALLFSASGDLPIVKRSLNNVHVSPSSLQMTGTPSTSRAALTGSHASSNKLMPSSSRPPVFHSIQPSRTVSGVTASTHQHSLHVSHSGRFRSVSNIHRSRGATFTSATPSLPSHHASVPTITTSALAHWPSVTGSVAFPPTRYSDAVGSKLSTHFPHQGSKSTFDTDYTHWPMTSNEWPSPHYPTTSYLFPTATDWEMPSTMMPDHSPKACFDFPRLMVKYLAGFPKIDKVNEHPNITKHSFHDDVKKSLEIFAIMKDPKMAAKELVLMMSERIIREMSHCPSSVVNRIVVYAMSRAFQNHVMQEWRLHNLTITLSRFVPKPLFVARKLVTALHKTMTESLMKPVQLDVFQEVNRFVMQLYHDLVNAFHQSAMQEQKIKRIVKQNFFTSTLPTLLHCKSANDMKRLYLLNEDLQSRRLDDGEILNVLIHIVKHPGLHTPPSRAVQLTSAIRPLVKQVFLMYKNILESAINGNLKDINRFGNVLDEYQLGVFKMLLTKFGWISTTGISTENEAKNLVELEYQDINTLKSIADDIKVKDVIHNLTVIRSRLTSLVNRKCERAKTRGSTLHPVCTAVNP; this is encoded by the exons TCGAAGACGGCTGCGTCATGACCGCAAAACAATCGTGAAAGATGAACTGGAACAACTGTTGGATTCTCTTTATAAATCAGAACCTAAAGAGTTGAAGAAAGGACTTGATGTCGGTTCAAATATCGTAAACTCTGCTGGTAACTTCATGTCGCACGATGAGAGCGATAGATTTTTTCCATCGAGTCAATATTTCGAGGATCGTAGCACGGATGACATCGATGCATTGTTTCCATCGAGTCAGTATTTTGGGGATCGTAGTTTAGATGACCGCGATGTACTTCCATCGAGTCAACATATCGAGGATCGTAGTTTAGATGACCGCGATGTACTTCCATCGAGTCAACATATCGAGGATCGTAGTTTAGATGACCGCGATGTACTTCCATCGAGTCAATATTTTGGGGATCATAGTTTAGATGACCGTGATGTACTTCCATCGAGTCAATATTTTGGGGATCATAGTTTAGATGACCGCGATGTATTTCCATCGAGTGAATATTTTGAGGATCGTAGTTTCGATGACCGCGATGCATTGCTGTTCTCGGCGTCAGGTGATTTACCAATTGTGAAACGTAGTTTGAATAACGTTCATGTATCGCCGTCAAGTCTGCAGATGACGGGAACACCCTCTACAAGCAGAGCGGCTCTAACCGGCTCCCACGCTTCATCTAACAAGCTGATGCCGTCTAGTTCACGACCTCCAGTATTCCACAGCATTCAGCCCAGTCGTACAGTCTCGGGCGTCACCGCATCTACCCATCAGCATTCTCTTCACGTATCTCACAGCGGCAGATTTAGATCGGTTTCCAATATTCACAGGAGTCGCGGTGCAACATTTACATCGGCAACACCGTCGCTGCCGTCACACCACGCTTCTGTTCCAACCATAACCACAAGCGCTTTAGCACACTGGCCATCGGTAACTGGTAGCGTGGCCTTTCCACCGACTCGTTATTCTGATGCGGTGGGATCAAAATTGTCAACGCATTTTCCACACCAAGGATCGAAGTCGACTTTTGATACAGATTACACACATTGGCCCATGACGTCAAATGAATGGCCTTCTCCTCACTATCCGACAACTTCATACTTATTCCCGACGGCTACAGATTGGGAAATGCCGTCAACGATGATGCCAGACCACTCGCCGAAGGCCTGCTTTGACTTCCCTAGGCTAATGGTGAAGTATCTTGCTGGTTTTCCAAAAATCGACAAGGTGAACG AACATCCCAACATAACAAAACACAGCTTTCATGACGACGTTAAGAAGTCGTTGGAGATCTTTGCTATCATGAAGGACCCGAAAATGGCGGCCAAGGAACTAGTTCTTATGATGTCGGAGAGGATAATTCGAGAGATGTCGCACTGCCCCTCATCCGTGGTCAACAGAATAGTAGTGT ATGCCATGAGTAGAGCGTTTCAGAACCACGTCATGCAGGAATGGAGACTGCACAACCTCACCATCACTTTGTCCAGATTTGTGCCGAAGCCACTCTTCGTGGCGAGAAAGTTGGTAACGGCGCTGCACAAAACCATGACAGAATCTTTGATGAAACCAGTCCAATTGGACGTGTTCCAAG AAGTGAACAGGTTTGTGATGCAACTTTACCACGACTTGGTAAATGCCTTTCACCAAAGTGCCATGCAAGAGCAGAAGATAAAACGTATCGTAAAACAGAACTTCTTCACGAGTACATTGCCGACATTGTTACATTGTAAGAGTGCAAACGACATGAAAAGGCTGTATTTGCTAAATGAAGATCTTCAATCAAGAAG ACTTGATGATGGTGAAATTCTGAATGTTCTAATTCACATCGTAAAGCATCCCGGATTGCACACCCCGCCATCCAGAGCTGTCCAATTGACGTCTGCTATTCGTCCATTGGTGAAGCAGGTTTTTCTGatgtacaaaaacattttggagtCGGCAATTAATGGGAATCTCAAAGATATCAACCGCTTTGGCAATGTTCTCG ATGAATATCAGTTGGGCGTTTTCAAGATGTTGCTGACTAAGTTCGGCTGGATATCCACAACGG GAATTTCAACTGAAAATGAAGCCAAGAATCTTGTAGAGTTGGAATACCAGGATATAAACACTCTGAAAAG CATTGCGGACGACATAAAGGTCAAAGACGTCATACATAACCTGACTGTAATACGTAGCAGGTTGACTTCCCTCGTCAACAGAAAGTGTGAACGCGCGAAAACCCGTGGGTCCACGCTTCACCCGGTATGCACAGCAGTTAACCCGTGA